The Salinispora tropica CNB-440 genome has a window encoding:
- a CDS encoding TolB family protein codes for MEQATLWMAKIDGSDRRELRDEVSELCGPAWLPDSRQLLVATRITADRSGKGLVDVSSGKFTEVDHTDGCQPAWAADGTIAAPDGGDGTIVLTGPDGTDQRTIPRLGYGHEYVSFDLSSLSPDGRRIALYRSNPARTVGDAARSLRANVVLDTPARR; via the coding sequence GTGGAACAGGCCACCCTGTGGATGGCGAAGATCGATGGCTCCGACCGGCGTGAACTGCGGGACGAGGTGAGTGAGCTTTGTGGACCAGCCTGGTTGCCGGACTCCCGGCAGCTCCTGGTGGCCACCCGAATCACGGCCGACCGCAGCGGCAAAGGCCTCGTGGACGTGTCGTCCGGAAAGTTCACCGAGGTCGATCACACCGACGGCTGCCAACCAGCATGGGCGGCTGATGGCACCATCGCCGCCCCCGACGGCGGTGATGGAACCATCGTGCTGACCGGCCCGGACGGCACGGACCAGCGAACCATCCCCCGGCTGGGCTACGGCCACGAATACGTCAGCTTCGACCTGTCCAGTCTCTCGCCGGACGGTCGGCGGATCGCGCTGTACCGATCGAATCCAGCGCGCACGGTAGGCGATGCCGCCCGGTCGCTACGAGCCAACGTCGTGCTGGACACACCGGCAAGGAGGTAG
- a CDS encoding futalosine hydrolase: MTGVLVVTAVPAEAEAIRAGRGPTVTVAPVGVGPAVAGAATARLLALAEAAGRPYRLVVSAGVAGGFTGRVKVGGTVVGTSAVAADLGADSPTGFIPVDQLGMPAELLGGGPTITADPTLVAALRAALPAAAAGPVLTVGTVTGTVAGTDALLRRHPDAVAEAMEGYGVAVAAAHAGLPFVELRTISNPVGPRDRNAWRLREALTALTEAAAALPF; encoded by the coding sequence ATGACCGGAGTCCTGGTCGTCACCGCGGTTCCCGCCGAGGCCGAGGCGATCCGTGCGGGCCGGGGCCCGACGGTCACGGTTGCGCCGGTCGGGGTCGGTCCGGCGGTGGCTGGGGCCGCCACCGCCCGGCTGCTGGCCCTGGCGGAGGCCGCCGGCCGCCCGTACCGACTGGTCGTCAGCGCGGGTGTGGCAGGCGGCTTCACGGGACGGGTGAAAGTCGGCGGAACGGTCGTCGGCACCAGTGCGGTCGCGGCCGACCTGGGCGCCGACTCCCCGACGGGCTTCATCCCCGTGGACCAGCTCGGGATGCCGGCGGAGTTGCTGGGCGGCGGCCCCACCATCACCGCGGATCCGACCCTGGTCGCCGCGCTCCGGGCCGCGCTTCCGGCCGCCGCGGCGGGTCCGGTGCTGACCGTCGGCACGGTCACCGGAACGGTCGCCGGGACCGACGCGCTCCTCCGCCGGCACCCCGACGCGGTGGCCGAGGCCATGGAGGGCTACGGGGTGGCCGTCGCCGCCGCGCACGCCGGCCTGCCCTTCGTCGAGTTACGCACCATCTCCAACCCGGTCGGGCCACGCGACCGCAACGCCTGGCGCCTCCGGGAGGCGCTCACCGCCCTCACCGAGGCCGCCGCGGCCCTCCCGTTCTGA
- a CDS encoding MFS transporter has protein sequence MPSSLRSERSFLGWTVGTGVKAVRLLLRGSVSGGRWMTQSVGRARARGAGREVGMVRLFDLHALSCAGDTLIAIGLAGTIFFNVPLGEARSKVALYLLVTMVPFALLAPVVGPLLDHFRHGRRYALATSMLGRAFLAWLISDYIHGFGLYPAAFGVLALSRAYGVARSAAVPRLLPEGLGLSQVGARASVYGTIAGALLAPIGLAAFWFGPQWPLRVASVIFLVGMVIALRLPPKADSEPPERVPRPLRALRRSSGDRPLGRGRPHGRLVIATLVGAATLRAVYGFLLLFLAFAIKAGDLTTVVFGRDLGDEVALGLVGGALAIGSFLATAIGTRLRIHRPAALQSSGMVIIAGVAVLATLKFSLPMVALLCLVTALTSGIAKLAVDASIQERIPERLRASSFAHSETALMLAFVAGGGLGLVPFDGRLGIAVAAGVATLATARGILVAGRLRAERLAGRPLADDELTEDDPTPVEPTSGDPTPTSPAPRPGTGGDDDPAPPGFHIYRPSSAVGGPGSGDEETRQGPIP, from the coding sequence ATGCCGTCTTCCCTCCGCTCCGAGCGCTCCTTCCTCGGGTGGACTGTCGGCACCGGCGTCAAAGCCGTCCGCCTGCTGCTGCGCGGTTCGGTCAGCGGCGGCCGCTGGATGACCCAGTCGGTGGGGCGAGCCCGCGCCCGGGGCGCCGGCCGGGAGGTCGGCATGGTCCGCCTCTTCGACCTGCACGCACTCTCCTGCGCCGGGGACACCCTGATCGCGATCGGCCTGGCCGGGACGATCTTCTTCAACGTGCCGCTCGGCGAGGCGCGCAGCAAGGTCGCGCTCTACCTGCTGGTGACCATGGTCCCGTTCGCACTTCTCGCCCCGGTGGTCGGCCCGCTGCTTGATCACTTCCGGCACGGCCGGCGGTACGCGCTGGCCACCAGCATGCTCGGACGCGCGTTCCTGGCGTGGCTGATCTCCGACTACATCCACGGCTTCGGCCTGTACCCGGCGGCCTTCGGAGTGTTGGCGCTCTCCCGCGCGTACGGGGTGGCCCGGTCGGCCGCCGTGCCCCGGTTGCTCCCGGAAGGGCTCGGGCTCTCCCAGGTCGGGGCCCGCGCCAGCGTGTACGGCACCATAGCCGGAGCCCTGCTCGCGCCGATCGGTCTGGCTGCCTTCTGGTTCGGTCCGCAGTGGCCGCTACGAGTCGCCTCGGTGATCTTCCTGGTCGGTATGGTCATCGCCCTGCGGCTGCCGCCGAAGGCGGACTCGGAACCGCCCGAGCGGGTACCGCGCCCGCTACGGGCGCTCCGGCGGAGCTCCGGCGACCGCCCCCTCGGCCGCGGGCGCCCGCACGGCCGGCTGGTGATCGCCACTCTGGTCGGCGCCGCCACGCTACGCGCGGTCTACGGTTTCCTCCTGCTCTTCCTGGCCTTCGCGATCAAGGCTGGCGATCTGACCACCGTTGTCTTCGGTCGAGACCTGGGCGACGAGGTCGCCCTCGGGCTGGTCGGCGGGGCGTTGGCGATCGGCAGCTTCCTGGCCACCGCGATCGGCACCCGGCTGCGTATCCATCGGCCGGCGGCGCTCCAGTCCAGCGGCATGGTGATCATTGCCGGGGTGGCCGTCCTCGCCACACTCAAATTCTCGCTGCCGATGGTCGCCCTACTCTGCCTGGTCACCGCGCTGACGAGCGGCATCGCGAAACTCGCGGTGGACGCCTCGATCCAGGAGCGCATCCCCGAACGGCTGCGCGCCAGCTCATTCGCCCACTCGGAGACGGCTCTCATGCTCGCCTTCGTCGCCGGCGGCGGGCTGGGCCTCGTCCCGTTCGACGGCCGGCTCGGCATCGCCGTCGCCGCCGGGGTCGCGACGCTCGCCACGGCCCGCGGCATCCTGGTCGCGGGCCGGCTGCGGGCGGAACGGCTGGCTGGGCGGCCGTTGGCGGATGACGAACTCACCGAGGACGACCCAACTCCGGTCGAGCCCACCTCCGGCGACCCGACCCCTACCTCGCCCGCCCCGAGACCGGGCACCGGGGGCGACGACGACCCGGCACCACCGGGCTTCCACATCTACCGCCCGTCGTCGGCGGTTGGCGGCCCGGGCAGCGGTGACGAGGAGACTCGCCAGGGGCCGATCCCATGA
- a CDS encoding DUF3027 domain-containing protein produces the protein MGNNGRVTRSASARAPRLDQVCAAAVEVARDAITEVDPADVGDHLQTLAEGDRLVTHYFECRLAGYRGWRWAVTVTRVPRSRTVTVCETVLLPGPDALLAPGWLPWQERLQPGDLGPGDLLPSPPDDDRLQPGYLLSDDPAVEEVAWELGLGRVRVMSREGRGEAAQRWYDGDHGPTAPIATAAPMTARCGSCGFYLPLAGTLCQSFGACGNLYAPDDGRVVSADHGCGAHSEILVETPEAPVEELPTVYDDSAVEAVPVRGADASAEVAEVAGSHGES, from the coding sequence ATGGGGAACAATGGTCGGGTGACCAGGTCCGCCTCCGCTCGTGCCCCCCGTCTCGACCAGGTCTGTGCCGCCGCCGTCGAGGTGGCTCGCGACGCCATCACCGAGGTCGACCCGGCGGATGTCGGCGATCATCTCCAGACCCTCGCCGAAGGTGATCGCCTCGTCACCCACTACTTCGAGTGTCGGCTCGCGGGTTATCGCGGCTGGCGCTGGGCTGTCACCGTCACCCGGGTACCTCGCAGCCGTACGGTCACCGTGTGTGAGACTGTGCTGCTGCCCGGCCCGGATGCGCTACTCGCCCCGGGCTGGCTGCCCTGGCAGGAGCGGCTACAGCCCGGTGACCTCGGCCCGGGTGACCTGCTGCCCAGCCCGCCCGACGACGACCGGCTCCAGCCCGGTTACCTGCTCTCCGACGACCCGGCGGTCGAGGAGGTCGCCTGGGAACTGGGTCTCGGCCGGGTGCGGGTGATGTCCCGGGAGGGGCGCGGCGAAGCCGCCCAACGGTGGTACGACGGCGACCACGGGCCGACCGCACCGATCGCCACCGCCGCTCCGATGACTGCCCGCTGCGGGAGCTGCGGTTTCTATCTGCCGCTCGCCGGGACGCTGTGCCAGTCCTTCGGCGCCTGTGGCAACCTCTACGCCCCGGATGACGGCCGCGTGGTCAGCGCCGACCACGGCTGCGGTGCGCATTCGGAGATCTTGGTCGAGACCCCCGAGGCCCCGGTCGAGGAGCTACCCACCGTCTACGACGACAGCGCGGTGGAGGCCGTCCCGGTGCGCGGGGCCGACGCGTCGGCCGAGGTCGCCGAGGTGGCAGGGTCGCATGGCGAATCGTGA
- a CDS encoding DUF2530 domain-containing protein yields MLKQPQPRPEPLDPPMVPFALAGMVGWAIAGVVLLFFRDQLVETGREGWLWTCLAGFLWGLPGLAVMMRHDTHRRRRRAGH; encoded by the coding sequence GTGCTGAAGCAGCCACAACCGCGGCCCGAACCGCTCGACCCGCCGATGGTGCCGTTCGCCCTCGCCGGGATGGTCGGCTGGGCGATCGCCGGAGTCGTGCTGCTGTTCTTCCGCGACCAGCTGGTGGAAACCGGCCGCGAGGGCTGGCTCTGGACCTGCCTGGCTGGCTTCCTGTGGGGTCTGCCCGGTCTCGCCGTAATGATGCGGCACGACACGCACCGACGTCGCCGCCGCGCCGGTCACTGA
- a CDS encoding NCS2 family permease: MRQTRQEITCEDPMAVAPPDDAIPPATPRNSFDRYFEISARGSTLGREVRGGLATFFTMAYIVVLNPLILGSAVDGAGERLPIPALAAATALIAGLMTILMGVVGRFPLALAAGLGVNALVAYEIAPEMTWADAMGLVVIEGVIIAVLVLTGLRTAVFRSVPTQMKAAIGVGIGLFLTIIGLVDAGFVRRLPDAANTTVPVGLGIGGKLVSWPMLVFVVGLLLTLVLVVRRVKGAILIGILASTGLALVIEALGNIGPSVVDGVSNPKGWSLNVPELPSRILDVPDLSLLGRFNVLDSWTRAGWLVVLMFIFTLLITDFFDTMGTMVAVGQEGGMLDEQGTPPRAKEILLVDSIAAASGGAASVSSNTSYIESAAGVAEGARTGAANLVTGVLFLLAMFLAPLVLVVPFEAASTALVVVGFLMMTAVRTIDWTDFEIAIPAFLTIVLMPFTYSISNGIGAGLIVYVLMKLARGKAREVHPLLYGVAALFVLYFLRGPIESVLL, translated from the coding sequence ATGCGGCAGACGAGACAAGAGATCACCTGCGAGGACCCGATGGCAGTAGCCCCGCCCGACGACGCCATACCGCCCGCGACACCGCGGAACAGTTTCGATCGCTACTTCGAGATCTCCGCCCGCGGTTCGACGTTGGGCCGCGAGGTGCGCGGTGGGTTGGCCACCTTCTTCACGATGGCCTACATCGTGGTGCTCAACCCGCTGATCCTCGGCTCCGCCGTTGATGGCGCCGGGGAGCGGCTGCCGATCCCGGCACTCGCCGCGGCGACCGCGTTGATCGCCGGCCTGATGACGATCCTGATGGGCGTGGTGGGTCGGTTCCCGCTGGCGCTCGCCGCTGGTCTCGGCGTCAATGCGCTGGTCGCGTACGAGATCGCTCCGGAGATGACCTGGGCGGACGCGATGGGCCTGGTGGTGATCGAAGGTGTGATCATCGCGGTGCTGGTCTTGACTGGTCTGCGTACCGCGGTGTTCCGTTCGGTGCCCACCCAGATGAAGGCGGCGATCGGCGTCGGCATCGGCCTGTTCCTGACCATCATCGGTCTGGTCGACGCGGGTTTCGTCCGGCGGCTCCCGGACGCGGCGAACACCACCGTCCCGGTCGGCCTGGGCATCGGCGGCAAGCTGGTCAGCTGGCCGATGCTGGTCTTCGTGGTGGGTCTGCTGTTGACTCTGGTGCTGGTGGTACGCCGGGTCAAGGGCGCGATCCTGATCGGCATCCTCGCCTCGACCGGGCTGGCGCTGGTCATCGAGGCACTGGGCAACATCGGCCCGTCCGTCGTCGACGGGGTGTCGAACCCCAAGGGCTGGTCGCTGAACGTGCCCGAGTTGCCGAGCCGGATCCTGGATGTGCCGGATCTGTCGCTGCTCGGCCGGTTCAACGTGCTCGATTCGTGGACTCGGGCCGGCTGGCTGGTCGTGCTGATGTTCATCTTCACGCTGCTCATCACCGACTTCTTCGACACGATGGGCACGATGGTGGCGGTCGGTCAGGAGGGCGGGATGCTCGACGAGCAGGGCACCCCGCCCCGGGCGAAGGAGATCCTGCTGGTCGACTCGATTGCTGCGGCCAGCGGTGGCGCCGCGAGCGTGTCCAGTAACACGTCGTACATCGAGAGTGCGGCCGGTGTCGCGGAGGGTGCTCGGACGGGTGCGGCCAACCTGGTCACCGGGGTGCTCTTCCTGCTGGCGATGTTCCTCGCGCCGCTGGTGTTGGTCGTGCCCTTCGAAGCCGCGTCGACTGCGCTCGTGGTGGTCGGGTTCCTGATGATGACCGCGGTGCGGACCATCGACTGGACCGACTTCGAGATCGCGATCCCGGCGTTCCTCACGATCGTGTTGATGCCTTTCACGTACTCGATCTCCAATGGCATCGGTGCTGGCCTGATCGTCTACGTGTTGATGAAGCTCGCTCGGGGGAAGGCGCGGGAGGTCCATCCGCTGCTGTACGGCGTGGCGGCGCTCTTCGTGTTGTACTTCCTGCGCGGGCCGATCGAGTCCGTACTGCTGTGA
- a CDS encoding MarR family winged helix-turn-helix transcriptional regulator, translated as MTEQTVTAKSVPPVQLAVQLRDAITRLNRRVRQARPVGDLTVTQLSALTSLRLAGALTPRELADVERVQPPTMTKIVAKLEERGLVQRTPHPTDGRQVILAATEGGGAVLDQFERVRDQWLAHRLAELSAEERETLRQAAEILQQLTRT; from the coding sequence GTGACGGAGCAGACGGTGACGGCGAAGAGCGTGCCACCGGTGCAGTTGGCGGTCCAGCTGCGTGATGCGATTACCCGACTCAACCGGCGGGTCCGCCAGGCCAGACCGGTTGGTGACCTGACGGTCACCCAGCTCTCCGCGCTCACCAGCCTCCGGCTGGCGGGCGCGCTGACGCCCCGGGAACTCGCCGACGTCGAACGGGTTCAGCCGCCGACGATGACCAAGATCGTCGCGAAACTGGAGGAGCGCGGCCTCGTGCAGCGAACCCCTCATCCGACCGATGGACGGCAGGTGATCCTCGCGGCGACGGAGGGGGGTGGAGCGGTGCTGGACCAGTTTGAGCGGGTTCGGGATCAGTGGCTGGCCCACCGGCTGGCCGAACTGAGTGCGGAGGAGCGGGAGACGCTGCGCCAGGCGGCAGAGATCCTGCAACAGCTCACCCGTACCTGA
- a CDS encoding MFS transporter yields MQKKLSTMFQSLQVRNYRLFASGQLIKLIGVWMMFIAQDWLVLELSDNSATALGFVTALQFAPVLLLTLISGRLADRYDKRVLLFAANLFWTVLSLAMSLLVITGLVQLWHVFAFAALLGVANAVETPVRQAFVSELVGTPLLPNALSLNAATFNSARIVGPALAGLAIALVDVGPVFLATALSSIAPLVNVIRIRPAELHREALPPREERASARVVDGLRYVWGRPDLLLPMALISVIATSLFNFQLTLAALAKTVFETGAASFGLFSSALAVGALAGALAGTGRRSRPSVWLVLSAAIVCAVFGTLVGLAPTYWLVVVLLLPTGFSTVFFAQACNQRIQLGTDAAFRGRVMALWVLVFLGTNPVGAPVIGWLAETYGAGASIWMGGLVSLAAALLALAWQLRRSGARLRFRVLPMPRFYLTERM; encoded by the coding sequence GTGCAGAAGAAGCTGAGCACGATGTTCCAGTCCCTACAGGTCCGCAACTACCGGCTATTCGCCTCCGGGCAGCTGATCAAGTTGATCGGCGTCTGGATGATGTTCATCGCCCAGGACTGGCTCGTCCTCGAGCTCAGCGACAACTCCGCCACCGCGCTCGGTTTCGTCACCGCCCTCCAGTTCGCACCGGTTCTGCTGCTCACGCTGATCTCTGGGCGCCTCGCCGACCGGTACGACAAGCGCGTTCTGCTCTTCGCCGCCAACCTGTTCTGGACGGTGCTCTCCCTGGCCATGAGCCTGTTGGTGATCACCGGCCTGGTGCAGCTCTGGCACGTCTTCGCCTTCGCTGCCCTCCTCGGCGTCGCCAACGCGGTGGAAACCCCGGTACGGCAGGCTTTCGTCTCCGAACTGGTCGGTACCCCGCTGCTGCCGAACGCCCTCTCGCTCAACGCGGCCACCTTCAACTCGGCGCGTATCGTCGGCCCTGCCCTCGCCGGCCTGGCCATCGCCCTCGTTGACGTGGGGCCGGTCTTCCTGGCCACCGCCCTCAGTTCTATCGCGCCGCTGGTGAACGTGATCCGGATTCGTCCGGCCGAGCTGCACCGCGAGGCGCTACCGCCGCGCGAGGAGCGGGCGTCGGCCCGGGTTGTCGACGGGCTGCGCTACGTCTGGGGTCGGCCAGACCTGCTGCTGCCGATGGCCCTGATCTCGGTCATCGCCACCTCACTGTTCAACTTCCAGCTCACCCTCGCCGCGCTGGCCAAGACCGTCTTCGAAACCGGAGCCGCCTCGTTTGGTCTGTTCAGCAGCGCCCTCGCGGTGGGCGCACTGGCCGGGGCCCTCGCCGGCACCGGGCGCCGTAGCCGCCCCTCGGTGTGGCTGGTGCTGTCCGCGGCCATCGTCTGCGCCGTCTTCGGCACCCTGGTCGGGCTCGCCCCCACGTACTGGCTGGTGGTGGTGCTGCTTCTGCCGACCGGTTTCTCCACGGTCTTCTTCGCCCAGGCCTGCAACCAACGCATCCAACTGGGCACCGACGCCGCCTTCCGAGGCCGGGTCATGGCGCTGTGGGTGCTGGTCTTTCTGGGTACCAACCCGGTCGGCGCGCCGGTCATCGGATGGCTCGCCGAGACGTACGGCGCTGGAGCCAGCATCTGGATGGGCGGGCTTGTCTCCCTCGCCGCGGCTCTGCTCGCCCTGGCCTGGCAACTGCGCCGTTCGGGAGCCCGGCTGCGGTTCCGGGTGCTACCGATGCCCCGCTTCTACCTCACCGAACGGATGTGA
- the thpR gene encoding RNA 2',3'-cyclic phosphodiesterase, giving the protein MRLFVAVYPPPAVVAHLSARITELRIGEAAAAGVGVRLADPTQAHVTLAFLEPVAADRLEAVERSLDQAAWRFRDSGAAPPRLHLAGSGTFGQGRSTIVWVDLRGDVAELHLLGRLVRSRLRANHLCYDEKPLRPHLTVARPGARLPSAEVTADVAALQAYQGPQWRARELVLTRSHPGPRPSHERVAAWQL; this is encoded by the coding sequence GTGAGACTCTTCGTCGCCGTCTACCCGCCACCGGCGGTGGTGGCGCACCTGAGTGCGCGAATCACCGAGCTGCGGATCGGCGAGGCCGCCGCCGCCGGCGTCGGTGTCCGCCTTGCCGACCCGACCCAGGCGCACGTCACGCTCGCCTTCCTCGAACCGGTGGCAGCAGACCGGCTGGAGGCCGTGGAGCGCTCGCTCGACCAGGCTGCCTGGCGGTTCCGCGACTCGGGGGCGGCCCCGCCGCGGCTTCACCTGGCTGGCAGCGGGACGTTCGGGCAGGGCCGCTCCACGATCGTGTGGGTAGACCTACGGGGTGACGTGGCGGAGCTGCATCTGCTGGGCCGACTCGTCCGGTCCCGGCTCCGGGCCAACCACCTGTGCTACGACGAGAAGCCGTTGCGTCCGCACCTGACCGTGGCCCGGCCCGGCGCCCGACTGCCGTCAGCCGAGGTGACGGCCGATGTCGCGGCGCTCCAGGCCTACCAGGGCCCCCAGTGGCGGGCGCGGGAACTGGTGCTGACCCGCAGCCACCCGGGCCCGCGCCCGAGCCATGAGCGGGTGGCTGCCTGGCAGCTGTGA
- the sepH gene encoding septation protein SepH produces the protein MRPVRFVALSEDGQALVLTDEVGRLLALPIDERVSTALHTEPGAAPLAVASTPGTDPAPSLAPRDIQARIRAGESAEDVARIAGVPVDRVLRYAGPVLQERAMLAHHARRTRLRGAEKPTPLAEVVNGRLSQHGIDTEKISWDAWRRDDGTWRIVATWPSGKATAQAVWDLEKSRQSVTPHDDMAQYLCAERPMPILGQEPTSERGGHGLPGPPRAEPGRGGHGLPGPTEPTRPVRDPIRAGRDALLASLDRPLGGASGRGLEPRGPETPRPRTVGGGAAALLGGGPGSAFDDDSDAPKEVPAVPSLAVLRPRRTGAATAGSTEPGESGNKPRKRLPSWDDVLFGGAPAARESS, from the coding sequence ATGCGCCCAGTACGCTTTGTCGCCCTCTCCGAGGACGGCCAGGCACTGGTTCTGACCGACGAGGTTGGGCGACTTCTCGCGCTCCCCATTGACGAGCGCGTCTCCACCGCCCTGCACACCGAGCCCGGGGCCGCACCCCTGGCGGTGGCCTCGACGCCGGGCACCGACCCGGCCCCATCCCTGGCCCCACGGGATATCCAGGCCCGGATTCGGGCCGGTGAGTCCGCCGAGGATGTCGCCCGGATCGCCGGCGTCCCCGTTGACCGGGTGCTGCGCTACGCCGGCCCGGTCCTCCAGGAGCGAGCCATGCTCGCCCACCACGCCCGTCGTACCCGCCTGCGGGGGGCCGAGAAGCCAACCCCGCTCGCCGAGGTGGTCAACGGTCGGTTGTCCCAGCACGGCATCGACACCGAGAAGATCTCGTGGGATGCGTGGCGTCGCGACGACGGCACCTGGCGGATCGTCGCCACCTGGCCCTCCGGCAAGGCCACCGCCCAGGCGGTGTGGGATCTGGAGAAGTCCCGGCAGTCGGTCACGCCGCATGACGACATGGCCCAGTACCTCTGCGCCGAGCGTCCCATGCCGATCCTCGGGCAGGAGCCGACGTCCGAGCGGGGTGGCCATGGGCTGCCCGGCCCACCGCGGGCCGAGCCCGGCCGCGGTGGGCACGGCCTGCCGGGTCCGACCGAGCCCACCCGGCCGGTCCGCGATCCGATCCGCGCCGGTCGGGACGCCCTGCTCGCCTCCCTGGACCGCCCGCTCGGCGGCGCGTCCGGCCGTGGCCTCGAGCCCCGGGGCCCGGAGACGCCGCGCCCACGAACAGTCGGTGGCGGCGCGGCGGCGCTACTCGGTGGCGGCCCGGGGTCGGCCTTCGACGACGACTCGGACGCACCGAAGGAGGTGCCGGCTGTCCCGTCGCTGGCCGTGCTCCGGCCACGCCGCACGGGTGCCGCGACGGCGGGCAGCACCGAGCCGGGCGAGAGCGGCAACAAACCGCGCAAGCGGCTACCGAGCTGGGACGACGTGCTCTTCGGCGGCGCCCCGGCAGCCCGCGAGTCCTCCTGA
- the serC gene encoding phosphoserine transaminase, with amino-acid sequence MADASTIRIPDDIKPADGRFGCGPSKVRPAAVSALAAAASGYLGTSHRKSAVRDQVARLRRGIAEFFALPEGYEVVLGNGGTTAFWEVAAFGLIRDRAQFASFGEFGAKFAKSVQDAPFLGEPTIHRSPAGSAPSLVAEAGVDVYATPHNETSTGVAVPIRRVPGVDEGALLLVDGTSGAGGLEVNVGETDVYYFAPQKCFGSDGGLWLALMSPAALERAAEVKAAGRYIPAFLDLGTAIDNSRLEQTYNTPALATILLAAEQTDWMNAQGGLTWAAKRTAESASIIYGWAERSAVATPFVTDPALRSNVVATIDFVDEVDATAVAKTLRANGIVDTEPYRKLGRNQLRVALFPAIDPADVEALTASIDHVVERL; translated from the coding sequence GTGGCTGACGCATCGACCATCCGAATTCCCGACGACATCAAGCCCGCCGACGGGCGGTTCGGCTGCGGCCCGTCCAAGGTTCGTCCGGCGGCGGTCTCCGCGCTCGCCGCGGCGGCGAGCGGCTACCTCGGTACCTCGCACCGGAAGAGCGCGGTCCGCGACCAGGTAGCCCGACTTCGCCGCGGGATCGCCGAATTCTTCGCCCTGCCCGAGGGGTACGAGGTCGTCCTCGGCAACGGCGGCACCACCGCCTTCTGGGAGGTCGCCGCGTTCGGCCTGATCCGGGACCGGGCCCAGTTCGCCAGCTTCGGCGAGTTCGGTGCCAAGTTCGCCAAGTCGGTCCAGGACGCACCGTTCCTCGGCGAACCGACCATTCACCGCTCGCCGGCCGGTAGCGCCCCGAGCCTGGTGGCGGAGGCCGGCGTGGACGTCTACGCCACCCCGCACAACGAGACCTCCACCGGTGTCGCGGTGCCGATCCGCCGGGTGCCCGGCGTGGACGAGGGCGCACTGCTCCTGGTCGACGGCACCTCCGGCGCCGGTGGCTTGGAGGTCAACGTCGGCGAGACCGACGTCTACTACTTCGCCCCGCAGAAGTGCTTCGGCTCCGACGGCGGTCTGTGGCTGGCTCTGATGTCCCCGGCGGCGTTGGAGCGCGCAGCCGAGGTCAAGGCCGCCGGCCGATACATCCCGGCCTTCCTCGACCTGGGCACGGCGATCGACAACTCGCGGCTGGAGCAGACGTACAACACCCCGGCCCTGGCCACCATCCTGCTCGCCGCGGAGCAGACCGACTGGATGAACGCGCAGGGGGGCCTGACCTGGGCAGCCAAGCGCACCGCGGAGAGCGCCAGCATCATCTACGGCTGGGCGGAACGCTCCGCGGTGGCCACACCGTTCGTCACCGACCCGGCGCTACGCTCGAACGTGGTCGCCACCATCGACTTCGTGGACGAGGTGGACGCCACCGCCGTCGCGAAGACGCTGCGCGCGAATGGGATCGTGGACACCGAGCCGTACCGCAAACTCGGTCGCAACCAGTTGCGAGTCGCCCTCTTCCCGGCGATTGATCCAGCCGATGTGGAGGCCTTGACCGCGTCCATCGACCACGTGGTCGAACGACTCTGA